Proteins found in one Luteimonas chenhongjianii genomic segment:
- the msrA gene encoding peptide-methionine (S)-S-oxide reductase MsrA yields the protein MPGIGAWKQRLPRREDALPGRDTPLPLHNVHAVHGRPLRDDFAGLEQVQFGMGCFWGAERLFWTLPGVVTTAVGYSGGFTPNPTYREVCSGQTGHTEAVLVVFDPARIAFETLLRTFWEGHDPTQGMRQGNDVGTQYRSAIYCTTPAQLEMAQRSRDVFAGKLEAAGLGAITTEIVQPAPTFYYAEDEHQQYLHKNPGGYCGLGGTGVSCPVGLVL from the coding sequence ATGCCCGGAATCGGAGCCTGGAAACAACGCCTGCCGCGGCGCGAGGACGCGCTGCCCGGTCGCGACACGCCCCTGCCGCTGCACAACGTCCACGCCGTGCACGGCCGCCCCCTGCGCGACGACTTCGCAGGCCTTGAGCAGGTGCAGTTCGGGATGGGCTGTTTCTGGGGCGCCGAGCGCCTGTTCTGGACGCTGCCGGGCGTCGTGACCACGGCTGTGGGGTACTCCGGAGGCTTCACGCCCAATCCGACCTATCGAGAAGTGTGTTCAGGCCAGACCGGACATACCGAGGCGGTCCTGGTGGTTTTCGACCCCGCGCGGATCGCGTTCGAGACCCTGTTGCGAACTTTCTGGGAGGGCCACGACCCCACCCAGGGCATGCGCCAGGGCAATGACGTCGGGACCCAGTACCGCTCGGCGATCTACTGCACAACGCCAGCGCAGCTGGAGATGGCGCAGCGCAGCCGCGATGTCTTCGCCGGGAAGCTCGAGGCCGCGGGCCTGGGAGCCATCACCACCGAGATCGTGCAGCCGGCGCCGACGTTCTACTACGCCGAGGACGAGCACCAGCAGTACCTGCACAAGAATCCGGGTGGCTACTGCGGTCTCGGTGGCACCGGCGTCAGCTGCCCGGTGGGCCTGGTGCTCTGA
- the rnk gene encoding nucleoside diphosphate kinase regulator, which produces MSSQSKSGLPPSDAPSIRLTAHDLARLEAVLDSPAYRQHPGTAALQRELDRAEVLPGAEQAADIVGMNARVECVDEHDGSRHILTLVYPHEADVDSGRISVLAPVGTALLGLTVGQRIDWPVNGRTLRLRVLSVSPPDAT; this is translated from the coding sequence ATGTCATCGCAATCCAAGAGCGGCCTGCCGCCATCCGACGCACCGTCGATCCGCCTCACCGCCCACGATCTGGCCCGTCTCGAGGCCGTGCTCGACTCGCCCGCCTATCGCCAGCATCCGGGCACCGCCGCGCTGCAGCGCGAACTCGACCGCGCTGAAGTCCTGCCGGGCGCCGAACAGGCCGCGGACATCGTCGGCATGAACGCACGCGTCGAGTGCGTGGACGAACACGACGGCAGCCGTCACATCCTCACCCTGGTCTACCCGCACGAAGCGGATGTCGACTCCGGGCGCATCTCGGTCCTGGCGCCGGTCGGCACCGCCCTGCTGGGGCTGACGGTCGGCCAGCGGATCGACTGGCCGGTCAATGGCCGCACCCTGCGCCTGCGCGTGCTGTCGGTTTCGCCGCCGGACGCGACCTGA
- the oxyR gene encoding DNA-binding transcriptional regulator OxyR, with the protein MNLRDLRYLIALADHRHFGRAAAACFVSQPTLSTQVRKLEEELGVILIERAPRKVMLTPIGVQVVERARGIVADVQQMKEVARRSQDPEAGAIRLGIFPTLGPYLLPHVVPAIRERFPQLELLLTEEKSDLLLARLREGRLDAAVLALPVNDEQMHAEALFEEPFVLAVPQAHPLAGRHSITLDTIADQRLLLLEDGHCLRDQALDVCHLAGASEKSGFQGTSLETLRQMVAANVGVTLLPMLAVQPPVAQSRDIALVTFADQPPPSRRIAMVWRRSSAMTDFLQSLATLFSALPEHLLRTPARP; encoded by the coding sequence ATGAATCTGCGCGACCTCCGCTATCTCATCGCCCTTGCCGACCACCGGCATTTCGGGCGTGCGGCGGCGGCCTGTTTCGTCAGCCAGCCAACGCTGTCGACGCAGGTGCGCAAGCTCGAGGAGGAGCTCGGCGTCATCCTGATCGAACGCGCCCCGCGCAAGGTCATGCTGACGCCGATCGGCGTGCAGGTCGTCGAACGTGCTCGCGGGATCGTTGCCGACGTCCAACAGATGAAGGAAGTCGCGCGGCGCAGCCAGGATCCCGAGGCCGGGGCCATCCGCCTCGGAATTTTCCCCACGCTGGGGCCCTACCTGTTGCCGCATGTCGTGCCGGCGATCCGGGAGCGGTTCCCGCAGCTCGAGCTGCTGCTCACCGAGGAAAAGAGCGATCTGCTGCTGGCCCGGCTGCGCGAGGGTCGTCTCGACGCGGCGGTGCTTGCGCTTCCGGTGAACGACGAACAGATGCATGCCGAAGCGCTGTTCGAGGAACCCTTCGTGCTGGCGGTCCCCCAGGCGCACCCGCTGGCCGGTCGCCACAGCATCACCCTCGACACGATCGCCGACCAGCGCCTGCTGCTGCTCGAGGACGGCCATTGCCTGCGCGATCAGGCGCTCGACGTCTGCCATCTCGCTGGGGCCTCGGAGAAGTCGGGCTTCCAGGGCACGAGCCTGGAAACCCTGCGCCAGATGGTGGCCGCCAACGTCGGCGTCACCCTGTTGCCGATGCTGGCGGTCCAGCCGCCGGTCGCCCAGTCACGCGATATCGCGCTGGTCACGTTCGCCGACCAGCCGCCGCCCAGCCGGCGCATCGCGATGGTGTGGCGGCGCAGCTCGGCAATGACGGACTTCCTGCAGTCGCTCGCAACGCTGTTCAGTGCCCTGCCCGAGCATCTGCTGCGGACCCCGGCGCGGCCCTGA
- the ahpF gene encoding alkyl hydroperoxide reductase subunit F — translation MLEADLKAQLKAYLERAVRPIQIVASVDDSEKSRELLSLLEDLKEASPKISVDATGTDPRKPSFLITSPGLDIDVRFAGLPMGHEFTSLVLALLQVGGHPSKAAKDTIEQVMALEGDYLFETYYSLSCQNCPDVVQALNLAAVLNPRIRHVAIDGALFQAEVEAREIMSVPTVFLNGSKFDQGRMTLEQIVAKLDTGAADRAAQAIAGKAPFEVLVVGGGPAGAAAAIYAARKGIRTGVASERFGGQVLDTMAIENFISVKETEGPKMAAALEQHVREYDVDIMDLQRAVQLVPAGDDGLVGIGLENGATLRSRTVVLATGARWRQMGVPGEDQYRNKGVAYCPHCDGPLFKGKRVAVIGGGNSGVEAAIDLAGIVAHVTLIEFDAQLRADEVLQRKLRSLSNVRIVTSAQTTEVLGDGARVNGLVYRDRVGGDSHRIELEGVFVQIGLLPNTEWLKGTVELSPRGEIIIDERGQTSVPGVFAAGDATTVPYKQIVIAMGQGATAALSAFDHLIRTSAPAAATTAQTESA, via the coding sequence ATGTTGGAAGCCGATCTCAAGGCGCAGTTGAAGGCTTATCTGGAGCGCGCGGTGCGCCCGATCCAGATCGTGGCCTCGGTCGACGACAGCGAGAAGTCGCGCGAGCTGCTCTCCCTGCTCGAGGACCTGAAGGAAGCGAGCCCGAAGATCAGCGTCGATGCCACCGGCACTGACCCGCGCAAGCCCTCGTTCCTGATCACCTCTCCCGGCCTCGACATCGACGTCCGCTTCGCCGGCCTGCCGATGGGCCACGAGTTCACCTCACTGGTGCTGGCCCTGCTACAGGTGGGCGGCCATCCGTCGAAGGCGGCCAAGGACACGATCGAGCAGGTGATGGCCCTAGAGGGCGACTATCTGTTCGAAACCTACTACTCGCTCTCGTGCCAGAACTGCCCGGACGTGGTGCAGGCGTTGAACCTCGCCGCCGTGCTCAACCCGCGGATCCGCCACGTGGCGATCGACGGTGCGCTGTTCCAGGCGGAAGTCGAGGCGCGCGAGATCATGTCGGTGCCGACGGTGTTCCTCAACGGCAGCAAGTTCGACCAGGGCCGCATGACGCTCGAGCAGATCGTCGCCAAGCTCGATACCGGCGCCGCCGATCGCGCGGCGCAGGCGATTGCCGGCAAGGCTCCGTTCGAGGTGCTGGTGGTGGGCGGCGGCCCGGCCGGCGCGGCGGCGGCGATCTATGCGGCACGCAAGGGCATCCGCACCGGCGTCGCGTCCGAACGCTTCGGTGGCCAGGTGCTCGACACGATGGCGATCGAGAACTTCATCTCGGTCAAGGAGACCGAGGGCCCGAAGATGGCGGCCGCGCTGGAGCAGCATGTGCGCGAGTACGACGTCGACATCATGGACCTGCAGCGCGCGGTGCAGCTGGTGCCGGCCGGCGACGACGGCCTGGTCGGAATCGGGCTCGAGAACGGCGCCACGCTGCGCTCGCGCACCGTGGTGCTGGCCACCGGCGCCCGCTGGCGGCAGATGGGCGTGCCCGGCGAGGACCAGTACCGCAACAAGGGCGTGGCGTATTGCCCGCACTGCGATGGCCCATTGTTCAAGGGCAAGCGTGTGGCGGTGATCGGCGGCGGCAACTCCGGCGTCGAAGCCGCGATCGATCTGGCCGGCATCGTCGCCCACGTCACCCTGATCGAGTTCGATGCCCAGCTGCGTGCCGACGAGGTCCTGCAGCGCAAGCTGCGCAGTCTGTCGAACGTGCGCATCGTCACCAGCGCGCAGACCACCGAGGTCCTCGGCGACGGCGCCAGGGTCAACGGCCTGGTGTACAGGGACCGCGTTGGCGGCGACAGCCACCGTATCGAACTTGAAGGCGTGTTCGTGCAGATCGGCCTGCTGCCCAACACCGAATGGCTCAAGGGCACGGTCGAGCTGTCACCGCGCGGCGAGATCATCATCGACGAGCGCGGCCAGACCTCGGTGCCGGGCGTGTTCGCTGCCGGCGACGCGACGACGGTGCCGTACAAGCAGATCGTCATCGCGATGGGCCAGGGTGCGACCGCTGCGCTCAGCGCTTTCGACCACCTGATCCGCACCTCGGCGCCGGCCGCCGCGACGACGGCACAGACCGAATCCGCGTGA
- the ahpC gene encoding alkyl hydroperoxide reductase subunit C, which yields MSLINTQVPVFKTTAFHNGEFVEVSNETLKGKWSVLIFMPAAFTFNCPTEVEDAADNYPEFQKLGAEVYIVTTDTHFSHKVWHETSPAVGKAQFPLVGDPTHQLTNAFGVHIPEEGLALRGTFVINPEGVIKTLEIHDNAIARDVTETLRKLKAAQYVAANPNEVCPAKWKEGEKTLAPSLDLVGKI from the coding sequence ATGTCCCTCATCAACACCCAGGTCCCCGTCTTCAAGACCACCGCCTTCCACAACGGCGAATTCGTCGAAGTCAGCAACGAGACGCTGAAGGGCAAGTGGTCGGTCCTGATCTTCATGCCGGCCGCCTTCACCTTCAATTGCCCGACCGAAGTCGAAGACGCCGCCGATAACTATCCCGAGTTCCAGAAGCTGGGCGCCGAGGTCTATATCGTCACGACCGACACCCACTTCTCGCACAAGGTGTGGCACGAGACCTCGCCGGCCGTCGGCAAGGCGCAGTTCCCGCTGGTCGGCGACCCCACCCACCAGCTGACCAACGCCTTCGGCGTGCATATCCCCGAGGAAGGCCTGGCCCTGCGTGGCACCTTCGTGATCAACCCGGAAGGCGTGATCAAGACCCTCGAGATCCACGACAACGCCATCGCGCGCGACGTCACCGAGACCCTGCGCAAGCTCAAGGCTGCCCAGTACGTCGCCGCCAACCCCAACGAGGTGTGCCCGGCGAAGTGGAAGGAAGGCGAGAAGACCCTCGCGCCGTCGCTGGATCTCGTCGGCAAGATCTGA
- a CDS encoding alpha/beta hydrolase — MRRSSRACIAAALALLVCGCQSAFFGYVNRGTGEPDATAVYDDTRGLALDIYQPQDAAPGAPVVLFFYGGAWQYGERDQYRFVGRRLAENGVVAVVADYRTWPDSGFPGFVEDGARAVRWTRDHAAEYGGDPERLFLAGHSAGAQIAALLGTDARRLEAVGLEPVDLAGIIGLSGPYDFTINGKYEAIFGPRAQWPEAMPVRFVDGDEPPFLLIHGDADHTVDIGNSRKLDFALRRKGVASTLIVLPGGNHFLPAAAFYDPERSPEVLQAVLRFIGTDAAEADAQAK; from the coding sequence ATGCGCCGTTCATCCCGCGCCTGCATAGCTGCCGCGCTTGCCCTGCTGGTGTGCGGCTGCCAGAGCGCCTTCTTCGGATACGTCAACCGCGGGACCGGCGAGCCCGACGCCACCGCGGTCTACGACGATACCCGTGGCCTCGCCCTAGATATCTACCAGCCGCAGGACGCCGCACCCGGCGCGCCGGTGGTGCTGTTCTTCTACGGCGGCGCCTGGCAATACGGTGAGCGGGACCAGTACCGCTTCGTCGGCCGTCGCCTGGCCGAGAACGGCGTGGTGGCCGTGGTCGCCGATTACCGCACCTGGCCCGATAGCGGTTTTCCCGGCTTCGTCGAGGATGGCGCGCGCGCCGTCCGCTGGACCCGCGACCACGCCGCGGAATACGGCGGCGATCCCGAGCGCCTGTTCCTCGCCGGACACTCGGCCGGCGCGCAGATCGCTGCACTGCTGGGCACCGATGCACGCCGCCTGGAGGCCGTGGGCCTCGAACCCGTGGACCTCGCCGGGATCATCGGACTGTCCGGGCCCTACGATTTCACGATCAACGGCAAGTACGAGGCGATCTTCGGGCCTCGCGCCCAGTGGCCCGAGGCCATGCCGGTGCGTTTCGTCGATGGCGATGAACCGCCGTTCCTGCTGATCCACGGCGACGCGGATCACACGGTCGATATCGGAAACAGCCGCAAGCTCGACTTCGCCCTGCGCCGCAAGGGCGTCGCTTCGACACTGATCGTGCTCCCCGGCGGCAACCACTTCCTGCCGGCCGCCGCGTTCTACGATCCCGAGCGGAGCCCGGAGGTCCTGCAAGCTGTCTTGCGGTTCATCGGCACTGATGCGGCGGAGGCCGACGCGCAGGCAAAATGA
- the prmC gene encoding peptide chain release factor N(5)-glutamine methyltransferase → MNPCPPTELDALLRAASSRIDPTDARWLLAHAAGRSQTWLFAHARDPAPADVVARFDALVERRVAGEPVAYLTGTRGFWGLDLKVSPETLIPRPETELLVELALARLPPGPARIADLGTGSGAIALAIARERPDVYVLATDASAGALDVARANAASLGLANLRFVQGDWYAPLAGERFDLIASNPPYIEEADPHLEQGDLRFEPAAALASGADGLDAIRVLAAGAIAHLDPGGWLLIEHGLSQGAAVRALLADAGLGQVDTARDLEARERVTFGRAPGSPGPG, encoded by the coding sequence ATGAACCCGTGCCCGCCTACCGAACTGGATGCCCTGCTGCGTGCCGCCAGCAGCCGCATCGACCCGACCGATGCCCGCTGGCTGCTGGCCCACGCTGCGGGACGTTCGCAGACCTGGCTGTTCGCGCATGCGCGTGACCCCGCGCCGGCGGATGTCGTCGCGCGTTTCGACGCACTGGTCGAGCGCCGCGTCGCCGGCGAGCCGGTGGCCTACCTCACCGGCACGCGCGGCTTCTGGGGGCTGGATCTGAAGGTGTCCCCCGAGACCCTGATTCCGCGCCCGGAAACCGAACTGCTGGTCGAACTCGCCCTCGCGCGGTTGCCGCCGGGCCCCGCGCGCATCGCCGATCTGGGCACCGGAAGCGGGGCGATCGCCCTGGCCATCGCCCGTGAGCGGCCGGATGTCTACGTACTCGCGACGGATGCCAGCGCCGGGGCGCTCGACGTCGCCCGCGCCAACGCGGCGAGTCTCGGGCTGGCCAATCTGCGGTTCGTGCAGGGGGACTGGTATGCGCCCCTCGCCGGCGAGCGCTTCGATCTCATTGCCAGCAATCCGCCATATATCGAGGAGGCCGACCCGCACCTGGAGCAGGGCGACCTGCGCTTTGAACCGGCGGCGGCTCTGGCCTCGGGAGCGGATGGCCTGGACGCGATCCGGGTGCTCGCCGCGGGCGCCATCGCCCACCTCGACCCGGGCGGCTGGCTGTTGATCGAACACGGACTGTCGCAGGGCGCGGCGGTGCGCGCGCTGCTGGCCGATGCAGGTCTGGGCCAGGTCGACACCGCCCGCGATCTCGAGGCGCGCGAGCGCGTCACCTTCGGCCGCGCCCCGGGGTCGCCGGGGCCCGGCTGA
- the pip gene encoding prolyl aminopeptidase: protein MRQLYPEIEPFDTGMLAVDDRHTLYYEQCGNPKGKPVVLLHGGPGGGCSAKMRSFHDPAKYRIVLFDQRGAGRSTPHADLVGNTTWDLVADIERLRTHLAIDRWQVFGGSWGSTLALAYAQTHPRQVTELILRGIFMLRRWELEWFYQEGASRLFPEAWQQYIAAIPEAERGDLIAAFHKRLTSDDESIRLAAARAWSVWEGATSFLHIDPDFAESHADAQFALAFARIENHYFTNGGFFEVDDQLLRDAYRIVDIPGVIVHGRYDVVCPVQNAFDLHQVWPKAELVVTPASGHSAFEAENVDALVRATDRFA from the coding sequence ATGCGTCAGCTCTATCCCGAGATCGAACCTTTCGACACCGGCATGCTCGCCGTCGACGACCGTCACACGCTCTATTACGAGCAGTGCGGCAATCCGAAGGGCAAGCCGGTGGTGCTGCTGCACGGCGGTCCGGGCGGCGGCTGCAGCGCCAAGATGCGCAGCTTCCACGATCCTGCGAAATACCGGATCGTGCTGTTCGACCAGCGCGGGGCCGGGCGCTCGACGCCGCATGCCGACCTGGTGGGCAACACCACCTGGGACCTCGTCGCCGACATCGAACGGCTGCGGACGCATCTGGCCATCGACCGCTGGCAGGTCTTCGGCGGCTCCTGGGGCTCGACGCTGGCATTGGCGTACGCGCAGACGCATCCCCGCCAGGTCACCGAACTGATCCTGCGCGGCATCTTCATGCTGCGGCGCTGGGAGCTCGAATGGTTCTACCAGGAGGGTGCGTCGCGCTTGTTCCCGGAGGCATGGCAGCAGTACATCGCCGCGATTCCGGAGGCCGAGCGCGGCGACCTGATCGCCGCGTTCCACAAGCGTCTGACCAGTGACGACGAGTCGATCCGCCTGGCCGCCGCCCGTGCGTGGAGCGTCTGGGAGGGTGCGACGAGCTTCCTGCACATCGATCCCGACTTCGCCGAGAGTCACGCCGATGCGCAGTTCGCGCTCGCCTTCGCGCGTATCGAGAACCACTACTTCACCAACGGCGGTTTCTTCGAGGTCGACGACCAGTTGCTGCGTGATGCCTACCGCATCGTCGACATTCCCGGCGTCATCGTCCACGGGCGCTACGACGTGGTGTGTCCGGTGCAGAACGCCTTCGATCTGCATCAGGTCTGGCCCAAGGCCGAACTCGTCGTCACTCCGGCCTCGGGCCATTCGGCATTCGAGGCCGAGAACGTTGACGCCCTGGTGCGCGCGACCGACCGCTTCGCCTGA
- a CDS encoding class I SAM-dependent methyltransferase, translating to MDVLEHNRAAWNRESTSGSAWTMPVGAGVIAAARRGDWSVILTPNRAVPRDWFGTLDARDVLCLASGGGQQAPVLAAAGARVTSFDLSDVQLEKDRAVAERDGLALHCVRGDMADLSVFADASFDIVFHPVSNVFVPDVDVVWRECARVLRPGGRLLAGFMNPAFFLFDHDEATDTGACVARHRLPYAEPDSLRPDARAAWDASGRAAQFGHSLQTQIGGQLATGFRLAGLYEDDWEDAATPLNRLMPVALATLALRAP from the coding sequence ATGGATGTGCTCGAACACAACCGGGCGGCGTGGAATCGCGAATCCACATCCGGCAGCGCGTGGACGATGCCTGTGGGCGCGGGCGTCATCGCGGCGGCGCGTCGGGGCGACTGGTCCGTCATCCTGACGCCGAACCGCGCCGTGCCGCGGGACTGGTTCGGCACGCTGGATGCACGCGATGTCCTGTGTCTGGCGTCTGGCGGCGGACAGCAGGCGCCGGTACTGGCCGCGGCAGGCGCGCGCGTCACGAGTTTCGATCTGTCGGACGTGCAACTCGAAAAGGACCGGGCCGTCGCCGAGCGCGACGGGCTGGCGCTGCATTGCGTACGCGGCGACATGGCCGACCTATCGGTGTTTGCCGATGCGAGCTTCGACATCGTGTTCCATCCGGTGTCGAACGTCTTCGTCCCCGACGTGGACGTGGTGTGGCGCGAGTGCGCCCGTGTACTGCGCCCAGGCGGACGTCTGCTGGCCGGCTTCATGAATCCAGCTTTCTTTCTGTTCGATCATGACGAGGCGACGGACACGGGTGCCTGCGTCGCACGTCACCGCCTGCCGTATGCGGAGCCGGACAGCTTGAGGCCCGACGCGCGTGCCGCGTGGGACGCGAGCGGACGCGCCGCCCAGTTCGGGCATTCGCTGCAGACCCAGATCGGCGGGCAACTGGCAACCGGGTTCCGTCTCGCCGGTCTGTACGAGGACGACTGGGAGGACGCGGCCACCCCGCTCAATCGCCTGATGCCGGTCGCCCTCGCGACGCTGGCGCTCCGCGCGCCATAA
- a CDS encoding NUDIX hydrolase gives MTDPSMRDDTEILYQGDWLRLVRRGKWEACERTHGGNGMAVLVIAVTPDDEVLFVEQYRVPLGARTIEMPAGLVGDGGGSDSLEDAARRELIEETGWAAGRVEVLLTGPTTAGMSNERVAFVRARELTRVGEGGGVDDEAIIVHTVPRATAPAWLMQKHAEGFELDLKLWAGLWMIDFNPDGSPAD, from the coding sequence ATGACCGACCCCTCGATGCGCGACGATACCGAGATCCTCTACCAGGGCGACTGGCTGCGGCTGGTCCGCCGCGGCAAATGGGAGGCCTGCGAGCGCACCCATGGCGGCAACGGCATGGCCGTGCTGGTGATCGCGGTGACGCCGGACGATGAGGTGCTGTTCGTCGAGCAGTACCGCGTGCCGCTCGGCGCGCGCACGATCGAGATGCCCGCCGGACTGGTCGGTGACGGCGGCGGCAGCGATTCGCTCGAGGATGCCGCCAGGCGCGAGCTGATCGAGGAAACCGGCTGGGCGGCCGGGCGGGTCGAAGTCCTGCTGACCGGGCCGACCACCGCCGGCATGAGCAACGAACGCGTGGCCTTCGTGCGCGCCCGCGAGCTGACCCGCGTCGGCGAAGGCGGCGGCGTGGATGACGAGGCGATCATCGTCCACACCGTGCCGCGCGCGACCGCGCCGGCATGGCTGATGCAGAAGCACGCGGAAGGTTTCGAGCTCGATCTCAAGCTCTGGGCCGGACTCTGGATGATCGACTTCAATCCGGACGGTTCCCCCGCCGATTGA
- a CDS encoding 5'-3' exonuclease — MPPTTPLYLIDASLYVFRAWHSMPDEFRDAEGWPTNAVHGFARFLAELVERVQPRHAAIAFDEALDSCFRNRIYPAYKANRPPAPDELRRQFGHCKALCRALGFVVLADTEYEADDLIGTAVKAGRDRAHHAVIVSADKDLSQLLQGADEQWDYARGVRWTAAGVRARHGVEAHQIPDYLALCGDAVDNIPGVPGIGCKTAASLLHHFGTLDALLARSDEIQFLRFRGAGQVGAKLRAHAATALLCRQLTTIACDAPLGEGANGFARRTADRDALSRLCEALRFGPLTRRRLFTVAGLEYAPTAMA; from the coding sequence ATGCCTCCGACCACCCCGCTTTATCTGATCGACGCCAGCCTCTACGTGTTCCGCGCCTGGCATTCGATGCCCGACGAGTTCCGCGACGCCGAAGGCTGGCCGACCAATGCCGTGCACGGCTTCGCACGCTTTCTCGCCGAGCTGGTCGAACGGGTGCAGCCGCGCCATGCGGCGATCGCCTTCGACGAGGCGCTCGACAGCTGTTTCCGCAACCGCATCTATCCGGCCTACAAGGCAAACCGCCCGCCGGCGCCGGACGAGCTACGGCGCCAGTTCGGGCACTGCAAGGCGCTGTGCCGCGCGCTCGGCTTCGTCGTACTGGCCGATACCGAGTACGAGGCCGACGACCTGATCGGGACCGCAGTGAAGGCTGGCCGCGACCGCGCGCACCACGCGGTCATCGTTTCGGCCGACAAGGATCTGTCGCAGTTGCTCCAGGGCGCCGACGAGCAATGGGACTATGCCCGGGGCGTGCGCTGGACCGCGGCCGGGGTCCGCGCACGGCACGGCGTCGAGGCGCACCAGATCCCGGACTACCTCGCGCTGTGCGGCGATGCGGTCGACAACATTCCGGGCGTGCCGGGCATCGGCTGCAAGACCGCGGCCAGCCTGCTGCACCACTTCGGCACGCTCGATGCCCTGCTCGCGCGCAGCGACGAGATCCAGTTCCTGCGCTTTCGTGGCGCAGGCCAGGTGGGCGCCAAGCTGAGGGCGCATGCGGCAACCGCGCTGCTGTGCCGCCAGCTCACGACCATCGCCTGCGACGCGCCGCTCGGCGAGGGCGCGAACGGATTCGCGCGCCGGACCGCGGATCGGGACGCGCTGTCGCGGCTGTGCGAGGCCCTGCGCTTCGGGCCCTTGACGCGCAGGCGCCTGTTCACCGTTGCCGGTCTGGAATACGCGCCGACGGCGATGGCCTGA